The Chromatiales bacterium genome window below encodes:
- the secA gene encoding preprotein translocase subunit SecA: MLNWITRLFGSSNQRLLRRYSRVVAATNALEPAIKALDDAALRAKTAEFRERLAAGTALDALIPEAFAVVREAALRTIGLRHFDEQLIGGLTLHEGKIAEMRTGEGKTLVATLPAYLNALPGRGTHIVTVNEYLAQRDADWMAPIYRFLGMEVAVIRNGQSSAEKRAAYAADITYGTNNEFGFDYLRDNLAFRPEDQVQRSPVFAVVDEVDSILIDEARTPLIISGPADDSSELYIRINKLVPGLVRQERLPDEDDDGGPGDFSVDEKSRQVALSEEGHQKVEALMVKEGLLGEDESLYDAANIRLMHHLTAALRAHAIYRRDVEYIVRNGEIVIVDEFTGRTMPGRRWSDGLHQAVEAKEGVRVREENQTVASITFQNYFRLYEKLAGMTGTADTEAYEFQEIYGLEVVVIPTHRPMVRDDQADLVYLTQKDKFQAIIEDIKECQARQQPVLVGTASIETSEYLSGLLTRDGVAHQVLNAKQHEREAHVVAEAGRPGAVTIATNMAGRGTDIVLGGNLEAELAQMPAEAPEEDRQKHRAEWKQRHEKVLAVGGLRIIGTERHESRRIDNQLRGRAGRQGDPGSSRFYLSIEDNLMRIFGDPERTKGMLRGVGMREGEAIESNLLTRQIERAQRKVEGHNFDARKSLLEYDDVANDQRRVIYQQRNQLMKTDDISQSLAEIRAEVVNATISEYIAPESMEEQWDVAGLATELQREFGAQLDIKAMLDEDRKLDEAGLRARILSAVEEQYLQKFAIMDPAELRQVEKQLMLQQVDHHWKEHLAAMDYLRQGIHLRGYAQKNPKQEYKREAFEMFSSMLDQVKRDVVTILAKARIRSPEEIRAEEEQRRMIEQLQYRHDEAPSAMAPEPEASPAQAAPGGQSMTLRQTPRAEPAAPAEPFVRPERKVGRNEPCPCGSGKKYKQCHGRLD, from the coding sequence TTGCTGAACTGGATTACCAGGCTGTTTGGCAGCAGCAACCAGCGGCTGCTGCGTCGCTATTCGCGCGTGGTCGCCGCAACCAACGCGCTTGAGCCCGCCATCAAGGCGCTGGACGATGCCGCGCTGCGGGCCAAGACGGCCGAGTTTCGGGAGCGACTGGCGGCCGGTACGGCGCTGGATGCGCTCATTCCCGAGGCCTTTGCGGTGGTCCGCGAGGCCGCCCTGCGGACCATCGGCCTGCGCCATTTCGACGAGCAGCTGATCGGTGGCCTGACGCTGCACGAAGGCAAGATCGCCGAGATGCGTACGGGCGAGGGCAAGACGCTGGTTGCAACCCTGCCGGCCTACCTGAACGCCTTGCCCGGTCGCGGTACGCATATCGTGACGGTCAACGAATATCTCGCCCAGCGCGATGCAGACTGGATGGCGCCCATCTACCGCTTCCTCGGCATGGAGGTCGCGGTCATCCGCAACGGCCAGAGCAGCGCCGAGAAGCGGGCAGCCTATGCGGCTGACATCACTTATGGCACCAACAATGAATTCGGCTTCGATTACCTGCGCGACAACCTGGCCTTCAGGCCCGAAGACCAGGTGCAGCGCTCGCCCGTCTTCGCTGTCGTCGACGAGGTCGATTCGATCCTTATCGACGAGGCGCGCACGCCGCTGATCATTTCCGGGCCGGCCGACGACAGTTCGGAGCTCTACATCAGGATCAACAAGCTGGTGCCGGGTCTGGTGCGGCAGGAGCGTCTGCCCGACGAGGATGACGACGGCGGTCCGGGTGACTTCTCGGTAGACGAAAAAAGCCGGCAGGTTGCCCTGAGCGAGGAAGGACATCAGAAAGTCGAGGCCCTGATGGTCAAGGAGGGTCTGCTCGGCGAGGACGAGAGCCTCTATGACGCGGCAAACATCCGCCTCATGCATCACCTGACGGCGGCACTGCGGGCGCATGCCATCTATCGCCGGGACGTCGAATACATCGTGCGCAACGGCGAAATCGTCATCGTCGACGAGTTCACCGGCCGGACCATGCCGGGCCGTCGCTGGTCAGACGGACTGCACCAGGCGGTTGAAGCGAAGGAGGGCGTGCGTGTCCGCGAGGAAAACCAGACCGTCGCATCGATCACCTTCCAGAACTATTTCCGGCTCTACGAGAAACTCGCTGGCATGACCGGTACGGCCGATACCGAGGCCTACGAATTCCAGGAAATCTATGGTCTCGAGGTGGTGGTCATTCCGACCCACCGGCCGATGGTGCGCGATGACCAGGCCGATCTCGTCTATCTGACGCAGAAAGACAAGTTCCAGGCCATCATCGAGGACATCAAGGAATGCCAGGCTCGCCAGCAACCGGTGCTGGTGGGCACGGCCTCCATTGAAACTTCCGAATACCTGTCCGGTTTGCTCACCAGGGATGGCGTAGCGCACCAGGTGCTGAACGCCAAACAGCACGAGCGCGAAGCGCATGTCGTCGCCGAGGCAGGTCGCCCCGGTGCCGTTACCATTGCCACGAACATGGCCGGTCGCGGTACCGACATCGTGCTGGGCGGAAACCTGGAGGCTGAACTCGCGCAGATGCCGGCCGAGGCTCCGGAGGAAGACCGGCAGAAGCATCGCGCGGAGTGGAAGCAGCGGCACGAAAAGGTGCTGGCTGTTGGTGGACTGCGCATCATCGGTACCGAGCGTCACGAATCGCGGCGCATCGACAACCAGCTCCGCGGCCGTGCCGGCCGCCAGGGTGATCCCGGTTCCAGCCGCTTCTACCTGTCCATCGAGGACAACCTGATGCGGATCTTCGGTGACCCCGAGCGCACCAAGGGCATGCTGCGCGGTGTCGGGATGCGCGAGGGCGAGGCCATCGAGAGCAATCTGCTGACGCGCCAGATCGAGCGCGCACAGCGCAAGGTCGAGGGGCACAACTTCGATGCCCGCAAGTCGCTGCTCGAATATGACGATGTGGCGAACGATCAGCGGCGGGTGATCTACCAGCAGCGCAACCAGCTGATGAAGACCGATGACATATCGCAGTCGCTGGCCGAAATCCGGGCCGAGGTCGTCAACGCCACGATCAGCGAATACATCGCTCCGGAGAGCATGGAGGAGCAGTGGGATGTGGCCGGCCTGGCGACAGAGCTGCAGCGTGAGTTCGGTGCACAGCTCGACATCAAGGCCATGCTCGACGAAGACCGCAAACTGGACGAAGCCGGATTGCGGGCCAGGATCCTTTCTGCTGTCGAAGAGCAGTATCTGCAGAAGTTCGCCATTATGGATCCGGCCGAGCTGCGCCAGGTCGAGAAGCAGTTGATGTTGCAGCAGGTGGACCATCACTGGAAGGAACACCTGGCCGCGATGGACTACCTGCGCCAGGGTATTCATCTGCGCGGTTATGCGCAGAAGAACCCGAAGCAGGAGTACAAGCGCGAGGCCTTCGAGATGTTCAGCAGCATGCTCGACCAGGTGAAGCGGGATGTGGTCACGATCCTCGCCAAGGCGCGCATCCGCAGCCCGGAAGAGATCCGTGCCGAGGAAGAACAGCGGCGCATGATCGAACAGCTCCAGTACCGGCACGATGAGGCGCCATCGGCAATGGCCCCCGAGCCGGAAGCGTCGCCGGCACAGGCTGCACCGGGCGGCCAGTCGATGACACTCAGGCAGACGCCGCGCGCGGAGCCTGCGGCGCCAGCTGAACCCTTCGTGCGACCGGAACGCAAGGTGGGCCGCAACGAGCCGTGTCCCTGCGGCTCAGGCAAGAAGTACAAGCAGTGCCACGGCCGGCTCGATTGA
- a CDS encoding M23 family metallopeptidase has product MRRSWGSRQAVRCSLSRPDASGIVYAPAASVSGRFFFRGLPLGTVPQTDRSRSAQLLPVLLGAAVALSLGGTGFGLGCLYASLQAPAVAAVAQPAMPAGGPDESETGVAPPVRPQRQPVALASGAQLIPEQFADRLARPVVGGWVSSNYGKRADPFTGDPAMHRGLDFAGPVNSVILAVAPGVVTWSGPLRGYGNLIEIDHGNGWVTRYGHNASNFVSPGDYVKPGQTIALMGATGRATGTHLHFEVLYQGRHINPARFVPRTA; this is encoded by the coding sequence ATGCGTCGCTCATGGGGTTCGCGTCAGGCTGTGCGCTGTTCCTTGTCCCGTCCGGATGCCTCGGGCATAGTCTATGCGCCGGCCGCATCAGTGTCTGGCCGGTTTTTCTTCAGGGGTTTGCCGTTGGGCACGGTTCCGCAGACAGACAGGTCGCGCAGCGCACAGCTCTTGCCCGTGCTGCTGGGTGCTGCTGTCGCGCTGTCGCTGGGTGGAACAGGCTTTGGCCTGGGCTGCCTCTATGCCAGCTTGCAGGCCCCGGCGGTCGCCGCGGTGGCGCAGCCGGCCATGCCGGCGGGCGGTCCCGATGAGTCCGAAACCGGCGTCGCACCGCCAGTCAGGCCGCAACGACAGCCTGTTGCGCTGGCGAGCGGGGCTCAGCTGATTCCGGAGCAGTTTGCCGATCGGCTCGCGCGGCCGGTGGTTGGCGGCTGGGTGTCCAGCAACTACGGCAAGCGCGCCGACCCATTCACCGGCGACCCGGCCATGCACCGCGGCCTGGACTTTGCCGGGCCGGTCAACAGCGTGATCCTGGCAGTGGCTCCCGGCGTCGTAACCTGGTCTGGCCCGCTGCGCGGCTATGGCAATCTGATCGAGATCGATCATGGCAATGGCTGGGTCACCCGCTACGGCCACAATGCCTCCAATTTCGTGAGTCCGGGGGACTACGTAAAGCCCGGCCAGACCATCGCGCTGATGGGGGCGACGGGCCGGGCCACCGGTACCCATCTGCACTTTGAAGTGCTGTATCAGGGTCGCCACATCAATCCGGCCCGTTTCGTGCCGAGAACGGCCTGA
- the mutT gene encoding 8-oxo-dGTP diphosphatase MutT: MPDLKPAEVIPVAAGVLRDAAGRVLIARRPDGGHAGGFWEFPGGKIQAGEAPLQGLCRELAEEIGVKVTAALALMTYRHSYPERVVELHVFEVGEYSGEPRGLEGQPLRWVAVDELATAGLLEADAPIAAALAEKSDRG; this comes from the coding sequence TTGCCTGATCTGAAGCCGGCAGAAGTGATTCCGGTTGCTGCGGGTGTGCTGCGCGATGCCGCAGGCCGTGTGCTGATTGCCCGCCGTCCCGACGGGGGGCATGCGGGCGGATTCTGGGAGTTTCCAGGCGGCAAGATCCAGGCCGGCGAAGCCCCGCTGCAGGGCCTCTGCCGCGAGCTTGCCGAAGAGATCGGCGTAAAGGTAACCGCGGCCCTGGCACTGATGACATACCGCCACAGCTATCCGGAACGGGTAGTCGAGCTGCATGTGTTTGAAGTCGGTGAGTACTCGGGCGAGCCGCGGGGTCTGGAGGGTCAGCCCTTGCGCTGGGTCGCGGTGGACGAGCTGGCCACGGCGGGGTTGCTGGAAGCGGATGCGCCGATTGCCGCTGCGCTGGCAGAAAAATCGGATCGCGGCTAA
- the ftsA gene encoding cell division protein FtsA — MPRKDDKHIIVGLDIGTSKVVAIVGELQDDGQVEVIGFGMHPSKGLKKGVVVNIESTVISIQRAIEEAELMAGCDISQVYAGIAGSHVRSLNSHGIVAIRDREVTQSDVDRVIDAARAVAIPADQKILHVLPQEFIIDGQEGIREPIGMSGVRLEARVHMVTGAASAAQNIVKCVQRCGLEVEDIVLEQLASSYAVLTDDEKELGICLVDIGGGTTDIAVFNNGAIRHTAVIPIAGDQVTNDIALSMRTPTQYAEEIKIKYACALSQLANLDETIEVPSVGDRPPRRLARQTLAEVVEPRYEELFGLIRDELRRSGCENMIAAGIVLTGGSAKMEGAVELAEEVFHMPVRLGVPQHVRGLGDVVRNPIHSTGIGLLVYARSRAMRLAGDVPVGAGLREVWGRMKSWFQGNF; from the coding sequence ATGCCTAGGAAGGACGACAAGCACATCATCGTCGGCCTCGATATCGGCACCTCGAAGGTGGTCGCGATTGTGGGTGAGTTGCAGGACGACGGCCAGGTCGAAGTGATCGGCTTCGGCATGCATCCCTCGAAGGGGCTGAAGAAAGGTGTGGTCGTCAACATCGAGTCCACGGTGATCTCGATACAGCGCGCCATCGAGGAAGCCGAACTCATGGCCGGTTGCGATATCAGCCAGGTCTATGCCGGCATAGCCGGCAGCCATGTGCGCAGCCTGAATTCGCACGGCATCGTGGCGATCCGCGACCGTGAGGTCACGCAGAGCGATGTCGACCGGGTGATCGATGCGGCGCGCGCCGTGGCGATTCCCGCCGACCAGAAGATCCTCCATGTCCTGCCGCAGGAATTCATCATCGACGGGCAGGAAGGCATCCGGGAGCCTATCGGCATGTCCGGCGTACGCCTCGAAGCCCGCGTGCACATGGTGACCGGCGCGGCCAGCGCCGCGCAGAACATCGTCAAGTGCGTGCAGCGCTGCGGACTCGAAGTCGAGGACATCGTTCTCGAGCAACTGGCGTCGAGTTACGCCGTGCTGACCGATGACGAGAAAGAGCTTGGCATCTGCCTTGTGGACATCGGTGGTGGCACCACCGACATCGCGGTATTCAACAATGGTGCGATCCGCCATACGGCAGTGATCCCGATCGCCGGTGACCAGGTCACCAACGACATTGCCCTCTCGATGCGTACACCTACCCAGTACGCGGAAGAGATCAAGATCAAGTACGCCTGCGCGCTTTCGCAGCTGGCCAACCTTGATGAAACCATCGAGGTGCCGAGTGTGGGCGACCGTCCGCCGCGCCGGCTGGCCCGTCAGACGCTGGCCGAAGTCGTGGAGCCACGCTACGAGGAGCTGTTCGGTCTGATCCGGGACGAACTGCGGCGCAGTGGATGCGAAAACATGATCGCTGCCGGCATCGTGCTGACCGGCGGCAGCGCCAAGATGGAAGGCGCCGTTGAACTTGCTGAGGAGGTCTTTCACATGCCGGTGCGCCTCGGCGTGCCACAGCATGTGCGCGGCCTCGGCGACGTGGTACGCAATCCGATTCACTCGACGGGAATCGGATTGCTGGTCTACGCAAGGAGCCGGGCGATGCGCCTGGCTGGAGATGTACCGGTAGGGGCAGGGTTGCGTGAGGTCTGGGGCCGGATGAAGAGCTGGTTCCAGGGGAATTTCTGA
- the ftsZ gene encoding cell division protein FtsZ, protein MFELMDAGSQNAVIKVLGVGGGGGNAVRHMVSTGIDGVDFICCNTDAQALRTSNVRTALQIGCNITKGLGAGANPDVGRQAAMEDRDRIIEVIEGADMLFITAGLGGGTGTGAAPIVAQVARELGILTVAVVTKPFAMEGKKRLMIADQGIAELGKYVDSLITIPNEKLLSVLGMETTLLDAFKAANEVLQGAVQGIAELITRPGLINVDFADVRTVMSEMGMAMMGSGSARGTDRAREAAEAAISSPLLEDINLSGARGILVNVTGGENLSIGEFNQVGEAVKHCASEDATVVIGTVIDPEMGDAIRVTVVATGLGQPAVRQQPIIRMVPQPVAAAPRQSEAGARNTREAEPVSADVYGSAYDQPAWMRKRAVGDQLTDSSDTSFDLLDVPAFLRRQAD, encoded by the coding sequence ATGTTTGAACTGATGGATGCGGGCAGCCAGAACGCGGTCATCAAGGTACTTGGCGTGGGCGGGGGCGGCGGCAACGCTGTCCGGCACATGGTAAGCACCGGGATCGATGGTGTGGATTTCATCTGTTGCAATACCGATGCGCAGGCATTGCGGACTTCGAACGTCCGTACTGCCCTGCAGATCGGCTGCAACATCACCAAGGGCCTTGGTGCCGGCGCGAATCCGGACGTCGGCCGTCAGGCTGCGATGGAAGACCGTGACCGGATCATCGAGGTCATCGAAGGTGCCGACATGCTGTTCATCACGGCGGGCCTCGGCGGTGGCACCGGCACCGGTGCAGCGCCGATCGTTGCGCAGGTGGCCCGGGAACTCGGCATCCTCACGGTTGCCGTGGTGACCAAGCCCTTCGCGATGGAAGGCAAGAAGCGCCTGATGATCGCCGATCAGGGCATCGCCGAACTCGGCAAGTATGTGGATTCGCTGATCACGATCCCCAACGAGAAGCTGCTGTCCGTGCTGGGCATGGAGACCACACTGCTGGATGCCTTCAAGGCTGCCAACGAGGTGCTGCAGGGTGCGGTACAGGGCATTGCTGAACTGATTACCCGGCCGGGCCTGATCAACGTGGACTTCGCCGACGTACGCACGGTGATGTCCGAGATGGGCATGGCGATGATGGGCTCGGGTTCAGCGCGCGGTACGGATCGTGCCCGTGAAGCCGCCGAGGCGGCGATTTCGAGCCCGCTGCTCGAAGACATCAACCTCTCCGGCGCGCGCGGCATTCTCGTCAATGTGACTGGCGGCGAAAACCTGTCCATCGGCGAGTTCAACCAGGTGGGCGAGGCGGTCAAGCACTGCGCATCGGAAGATGCCACCGTGGTCATCGGTACGGTCATCGATCCGGAGATGGGCGATGCGATCCGGGTAACGGTGGTGGCGACCGGTCTGGGTCAGCCGGCGGTCCGGCAGCAGCCGATCATCCGCATGGTGCCGCAGCCGGTGGCCGCCGCGCCGCGGCAATCGGAAGCGGGGGCCCGCAATACGCGGGAAGCGGAACCGGTATCGGCTGATGTCTACGGCAGCGCTTACGATCAGCCGGCCTGGATGCGCAAGCGTGCGGTTGGTGACCAGTTGACCGACAGTAGCGACACGTCTTTTGATCTGCTCGACGTGCCGGCGTTCCTGCGCCGGCAGGCAGACTGA
- a CDS encoding D-alanine--D-alanine ligase yields MASYPRITDPAAFGRVVVLMGGDSAEREISLLTGEAVLKALINKGVAAEPLDACGRDLVSRLSAGGYDRVWIALHGRGGEDGTLQGLLSFLGLPFTGSGVLGSAISMDKLRTKRLLQGAGLPTPRYCVIRNEADLVEAAGQLGLPLMVKPSAEGSSIGMSKVSRVEQLAGAWQLAAGFNCEVFAEEWVSGPEYTAAVLHDEVLPLIRIQTDGVFYDYQAKYFSDETRYLCPCGLVPAEERELAEVARAAFTAVGAEGWGRVDIMVAPLVGPLVLEINTVPGMTSHSLVPMAAAAAGTGFDDLVWRILETSFAPLAEGSQ; encoded by the coding sequence ATGGCCAGCTACCCGCGCATCACCGACCCCGCCGCATTCGGACGCGTCGTCGTGCTGATGGGCGGCGATTCTGCCGAGCGGGAGATCTCGCTGCTCACCGGTGAGGCAGTGCTCAAGGCACTCATTAATAAAGGTGTGGCTGCCGAGCCGCTGGACGCCTGCGGTCGTGATCTCGTCAGCCGGCTGTCTGCCGGCGGCTACGACCGGGTGTGGATCGCCCTGCATGGCCGGGGCGGTGAGGATGGCACCCTGCAGGGGCTGCTGTCCTTCCTGGGCCTGCCTTTCACCGGCTCGGGCGTGTTGGGTTCGGCGATCAGCATGGACAAGCTGCGCACCAAGCGTCTCTTGCAGGGCGCCGGTCTGCCCACGCCGCGCTACTGCGTGATCCGCAATGAAGCGGACCTGGTCGAGGCGGCCGGGCAGCTCGGCTTGCCGCTGATGGTCAAGCCTTCGGCCGAGGGCTCCAGCATCGGCATGAGCAAGGTCAGCCGCGTCGAGCAGCTGGCCGGAGCCTGGCAGCTTGCCGCCGGATTCAACTGCGAGGTCTTCGCCGAAGAATGGGTGAGCGGGCCGGAGTACACGGCAGCCGTGCTGCACGATGAAGTCCTGCCGCTGATCCGCATCCAGACCGACGGCGTGTTTTACGACTACCAGGCCAAGTACTTCAGCGACGAGACGCGCTACCTGTGCCCCTGTGGTCTGGTCCCTGCGGAGGAACGCGAGCTCGCCGAAGTGGCCCGCGCCGCTTTCACGGCGGTCGGTGCCGAAGGCTGGGGACGTGTGGACATCATGGTGGCCCCGCTGGTCGGGCCGCTGGTGCTCGAAATCAATACCGTACCCGGCATGACCAGCCACAGCCTCGTACCGATGGCCGCTGCCGCCGCCGGTACCGGCTTCGATGACCTGGTCTGGCGAATTCTTGAAACGAGCTTCGCGCCGCTTGCGGAGGGATCGCAATGA
- a CDS encoding cell division protein FtsQ/DivIB: protein MSLLSRRNRKRRSEPRIRLPVIPWVRITSVLGVLLLAGGALLAGRWLLNRPVEQVVINGEFERVSADRLESLLRPYMGQGFLATPLDVVQQQLAAVPWVATARVSRKWPGTLDVTVTEEQPAARWNEHGLLNPQGRLFVSDADHIPAGLPRLSGPEGTEAEVAARYVAIQEQLVHRGLALAALELDKRGAWSMRLSNGIQVRLGSQDTDIRLARFFEALDSVVAAVAADVNYIDMRYTNGFAVGWKHERAAGEKSPNA, encoded by the coding sequence ATGAGCCTCTTGAGCCGTCGTAACCGCAAGCGCCGCAGCGAGCCGCGGATCAGGCTCCCGGTGATCCCCTGGGTGCGGATCACGAGCGTACTCGGCGTGCTGCTGCTCGCCGGAGGCGCTCTGCTCGCCGGCCGCTGGCTGCTGAACCGTCCGGTCGAGCAGGTGGTGATCAATGGCGAATTCGAGCGCGTCTCGGCTGATCGCCTCGAATCGCTGCTGCGTCCCTATATGGGTCAGGGTTTTCTGGCCACGCCGCTCGACGTGGTGCAGCAGCAGCTGGCCGCGGTGCCCTGGGTTGCCACTGCGCGCGTGAGCCGCAAGTGGCCCGGCACCCTGGATGTCACGGTAACCGAGGAGCAGCCGGCCGCACGCTGGAACGAGCACGGTCTTCTCAATCCGCAGGGGCGTCTGTTCGTCAGCGATGCCGACCACATCCCCGCCGGACTGCCCCGGCTCAGCGGACCCGAGGGTACGGAAGCCGAGGTCGCGGCGCGCTACGTTGCCATCCAGGAGCAGCTGGTACATCGCGGACTGGCGCTTGCGGCCCTTGAGCTGGACAAGCGCGGCGCCTGGTCAATGCGCCTGAGCAACGGCATCCAGGTACGGCTCGGATCGCAGGATACCGATATCCGCCTGGCGCGCTTCTTTGAAGCGCTGGATTCGGTCGTCGCCGCGGTTGCGGCCGACGTGAACTACATCGACATGCGTTACACGAACGGTTTTGCGGTGGGCTGGAAGCATGAGCGCGCCGCCGGGGAAAAGTCACCCAATGCCTAG
- a CDS encoding DUF721 domain-containing protein — protein MSDASRNQPRSLGTLFTEVKALGALAEAVERHLDLATQVRTALGEPLGSGVSACNLRPDGTLIVTATSPEWAARLRFEAEGILSACRRQFPAASRIRVRVGTNQTAPTGTG, from the coding sequence ATGAGCGACGCATCACGAAATCAGCCCCGTTCGCTGGGCACACTGTTCACCGAGGTGAAGGCACTCGGCGCACTGGCCGAAGCAGTGGAGCGGCATCTCGATCTGGCAACACAGGTCCGGACCGCGCTCGGAGAACCACTGGGGTCCGGAGTCTCAGCCTGCAATCTGCGGCCGGATGGCACCCTGATCGTGACGGCGACGAGTCCCGAGTGGGCGGCCCGACTGCGCTTCGAGGCCGAGGGCATCCTCAGCGCCTGCCGCAGGCAATTCCCGGCAGCGAGCCGGATCAGGGTACGGGTCGGGACGAATCAGACGGCGCCGACAGGCACCGGGTAG
- a CDS encoding UDP-3-O-acyl-N-acetylglucosamine deacetylase, with translation MLRWSRVFVSFGEPVLKQRTLKTAIRATGVGLHTGRKVFMTLRPAAENTGIVFRRVDLDPPVDIKADAFSVGETMLGTTLVKGDVKVATIEHLMAALSGLGIDNAFVDLSAPEVPIMDGSAAPFVFLLQSAGIAEQNAAKKFIRVRKAVRVEEGDKSAEIKPFPGLKINFRIDFDHPVFRRHSQAATVDFSTTAFLKEISRARTFGFARDIEMLRTRQLTLGGSMDNAIVLDDFRILNEDGLRFEDEFVKHKILDVVGDIYLLGHCLVGELTAVKSGHALNNKLLRALHADASAWEMVSFDEQRAAPIFYPVPVGAV, from the coding sequence GTGTTACGGTGGTCGCGGGTTTTTGTCTCCTTCGGGGAGCCGGTCTTGAAACAACGGACGCTGAAAACGGCGATTCGGGCCACGGGCGTGGGCCTGCATACCGGCCGCAAGGTGTTCATGACCCTGCGTCCGGCAGCCGAGAATACGGGAATCGTGTTCCGTCGCGTTGATCTCGACCCGCCGGTGGACATCAAGGCCGATGCCTTCAGTGTGGGCGAGACCATGCTGGGCACCACCCTGGTCAAGGGTGACGTGAAAGTCGCGACGATCGAACACCTGATGGCGGCGCTGTCCGGCCTCGGTATCGATAACGCTTTTGTGGATCTCAGCGCCCCCGAGGTGCCGATCATGGACGGCAGTGCGGCGCCGTTCGTGTTCTTGCTGCAGTCCGCGGGTATCGCCGAGCAGAATGCAGCCAAGAAGTTCATACGTGTACGCAAGGCCGTACGCGTTGAGGAAGGGGACAAGTCTGCCGAGATCAAGCCCTTTCCCGGCCTGAAGATCAACTTCCGCATCGATTTCGATCATCCGGTCTTCCGCCGGCACAGCCAGGCGGCGACGGTGGATTTCTCGACAACTGCTTTCCTCAAGGAGATTTCCCGCGCCCGGACCTTCGGTTTTGCGCGGGACATCGAGATGCTGCGCACCCGTCAGCTGACGCTTGGTGGCAGCATGGACAACGCGATCGTGCTCGACGATTTCCGCATCCTCAATGAGGACGGCCTGCGATTTGAGGACGAGTTCGTCAAGCACAAGATTCTTGATGTCGTCGGCGACATTTACCTGCTCGGACACTGTCTGGTCGGCGAGCTGACTGCCGTCAAGTCGGGCCATGCGCTCAACAACAAGCTGCTGCGTGCCCTGCATGCGGATGCATCGGCCTGGGAGATGGTCAGCTTCGATGAGCAGCGCGCGGCGCCGATCTTCTACCCGGTGCCTGTCGGCGCCGTCTGA
- the murB gene encoding UDP-N-acetylmuramate dehydrogenase — MTMKKERPGKLLRDELMSKHTTWRVGGPADVYHAPRCRAELLEFFRGLDASTPVYWVGFGSNLLVRDGGIRGVVIATSQALCELRNLGGGVVEAEAGVACTVVARQCGRWQLGPAEFFAGIPGSVGGALRMNAGAFGGETWNSVIEVDVLDRRGVVHTRSRDAYEVGYRHVQKPADEWFLAARMQFEENYQAAGARMQTLIAERKASQPLGLPSCGSVFKNPPGDHAARLIETAGLKEARIGGAQVSPKHANFIINTGGATAADIENLILKVQATVESRHGVRLEPEVQIIGEPAAGHAGAEGV, encoded by the coding sequence ATGACGATGAAGAAAGAACGCCCGGGCAAATTGTTGCGCGACGAGTTGATGTCGAAACATACGACATGGCGAGTCGGCGGCCCCGCAGACGTGTATCATGCGCCGCGTTGTCGCGCTGAACTTCTGGAATTTTTTCGCGGTCTTGATGCGAGCACGCCGGTTTACTGGGTTGGCTTCGGAAGCAACCTTCTCGTCAGGGATGGTGGCATTCGCGGCGTCGTCATCGCGACCAGCCAGGCACTCTGTGAACTGCGCAATCTCGGCGGCGGCGTCGTCGAAGCGGAAGCGGGCGTGGCGTGTACGGTCGTGGCCCGGCAATGCGGTCGCTGGCAGCTTGGCCCCGCGGAATTCTTTGCCGGCATTCCCGGCAGCGTTGGCGGTGCGCTGCGCATGAACGCAGGTGCCTTTGGTGGAGAAACCTGGAACAGCGTCATCGAGGTCGATGTACTCGACCGGCGCGGCGTGGTGCATACCCGCAGCCGTGACGCCTACGAAGTCGGCTACCGGCATGTACAGAAGCCCGCGGACGAGTGGTTTCTCGCCGCCCGCATGCAGTTCGAGGAGAACTACCAGGCTGCCGGGGCGCGCATGCAGACGCTGATCGCCGAGCGCAAGGCCAGTCAGCCGCTCGGGCTGCCGAGCTGCGGTTCGGTGTTCAAGAATCCTCCCGGCGACCATGCGGCGCGGCTCATCGAGACAGCCGGCCTCAAGGAGGCCCGCATCGGCGGGGCGCAGGTCTCGCCGAAGCACGCCAATTTCATCATCAACACCGGCGGCGCGACGGCGGCCGACATCGAGAACCTGATCCTGAAGGTGCAGGCCACGGTTGAGAGCCGGCATGGCGTACGGCTCGAGCCGGAAGTGCAGATCATCGGTGAGCCGGCTGCCGGCCACGCCGGGGCGGAGGGGGTCTGA